A single genomic interval of Spinacia oleracea cultivar Varoflay chromosome 6, BTI_SOV_V1, whole genome shotgun sequence harbors:
- the LOC110802775 gene encoding probable inactive leucine-rich repeat receptor-like protein kinase At3g03770 isoform X2 yields MAKGFKQSLILLLLLISIRISLSVKLQSSQVEALLRIQSLLNFPSVLSNWSKKTKFCNLYPSPSVTVVCYGNNLTQLHISGDNKGAPKLPHNFSIDSLVTTLANLPSLKVLTLVSLGLWGSLPGKIEDLSSLEMLNISSNFLDGKIPEEISSLTNLQGIVLDDNMFSGEIPDILGSFPALNALSLRNNSFDGSLPKSLGKLSGLRVLTLANNKFSGEIPDLRGLKNLEKLNLENNSLGPDFPQLENKLVILILRNNKFRSGIPAEIESYYQLKNLDISSNKFMGPFPTSLLSLPSINHLNIAGNKLTGTLSRKVSCNYALKFVDLSSNLLTGDLPDCLESKSKNQIVRYKGNCLNMAGDGSQHEYSFCRNEALAAGIVTSSKKHEQTKKAILASCIVGGISVLAVLIFLVLWLFRRVYAKKKLHAKTPRVISEKAATNYTSSKLLTDARYISQTMKLGALGIPAYRTFSLEELEIATNKFASTAFMGEGSQGQMYRGQLIDGSLVAIRCLKLKENHPIKHLMPHVELIANLRHRHLVSAIGHCFEYYLEDSTVSSLFLVFEYVPNGTLRSWISAGRARRKLTWSQRIAASIGIAKGIEFLHTGITPGIFSNNLRITDVLVDQNLSAKISSYNLPLLAENMGMVTHGASTRSKEAHTRIEHEDKMDIYDFGVILLEMIMGIQIKTRSELNAVRNQVQASLEADEATRRSTVAEEIRNTYSDESLKTMMEICTRCLLKDPSLRPSIEDIMWNLQFASQVQEAWQGGESRCSSSSTRGSSPASPLELPKLRFTIH; encoded by the exons ATGGCAAAGGGATTTAAACAGTCACTAATCTTGCTTCTACTACTTATTTCAATCCGTATTTCGCTCTCAGTGAAGCTACAGTCATCACAAGTAGAGGCTCTTTTAAGAATTCAGTCACTTCTGAACTTCCCTTCTGTTTTAAGCAACTGGAGTAAGAAAACAAAGTTCTGTAACTTGTACCCATCTCCATCTGTGACCGTTGTATGCTATGGAAATAATTTAACTCAACTTCATATAAGTGGAGATAATAAGGGAGCTCCAAAATTGCCTCATAATTTCTCAATTGATTCTTTAGTCACAACACTTGCTAATTTACCAAGCTTGAAGGTTCTGACTTTGGTTTCACTAGGTTTATGGGGTTCGTTACCTGGAAAGATCGAAGATTTATCTTCACTTGAGATGCTTAATATAAGCTCAAACTTCTTAGATGGGAAAATCCCTGAGGAAATTTCATCTCTGACAAACCTTCAAGGTATTGTACTtgatgataacatgtttagtGGTGAAATCCCTGATATACTTGGTTCATTTCCTGCTTTGAATGCTCTGAGTTTGAGGAATAACTCTTTCGATGGGTCGTTACCAAAGAGTTTGGGGAAACTGAGTGGTCTCAGAGTTCTGACACTTGCAAATAATAAGTTTTCTGGAGAAATACCTGATCTTAGGGGACTGAAGAACCTTGAAAAGCTCAACCTGGAGAATAACTCGCTTGGACCTGATTTCCCTCAGCTTGAGAACAAATTGGTGATACTAATCTTGAGaaataataagttcagatctGGTATTCCTGCTGAAATTGAGTCATATTATCAGCTCAAAAACCTGGACATTTCTTCAAATAAATTCATGGGACCGTTTCCTACATCGTTGTTATCCCTGCCCTCGATTAACCATCTGAACATAGCAGGAAACAAGTTGACAGGAACTCTGTCTAGAAAAGTGTCATGCAATTATGCACTTAAATTTGTGGACTTGTCATCCAATCTGTTGACAGGTGACTTGCCTGATTGCCTTGAATCAAAGTCCAAGAATCAAATTGTACGTTATAAAGGGAATTGCTTAAATATGGCAGGTGATGGTAGCCAGCATGAATATTCCTTCTGCAGAAATGAAGCATTGGCTGCTGGGATTGTAACTTCTAGCAAAAAGCATGAACAAACAAAGAAAGCTATCTTAGCTTCATGCATTGTCGGTGGAATATCAGTGTTGGCTGTGCTTATTTTTCTGGTTTTGTGGCTGTTTAGACGAGTTTATGCTAAGAAGAAACTTCATGCTAAAACACCTAGAGTAATATCTGAAAAGGCTGCGACAAATTACACATCATCAAAGCTTCTCACTGACGCAA GATATATATCACAAACTATGAAGCTTGGAGCACTTGGGATTCCAGCATATCGGACATTTTCATTGGAAGAACTCGAGATAGCCACAAATAAGTTTGCTTCAACAGCATTTATGGGGGAAGGTTCTCAAGGTCAG ATGTATAGGGGTCAGCTCATAGACGGTTCTCTAGTTGCAATTAGATGCCTAAAGCTAAAAGAAAATCACCCAATTAAACATTTGATGCCTCACGTGGAACTAATAGCTAACCTGAGACACCGCCATTTAGTCAGTGCAATTGGTCATTGTTTCGAGTATTACTTGGAGGACTCAACTGTTAGCAGTTTGTTCCTCGTATTTGAATATGTACCAAATGGGACACTAAGGAGTTGGATCTCAG CTGGGCGTGCCAGAAGAAAGCTTACTTGGTCTCAACGTATAGCAGCTTCTATTGGAATTGCGAAAGGAATCGAGTTTCTTCATACAGGGATCACGCCAGGCATCTTCTCAAATAATCTCAGGATTACAGATGTTTTAGTAGACCAGAACCTGTCTGCTAAAATCAGTAGTTATAATCTTCCACTGTTGGCTGAAAATATGGGAATG GTTACACACGGAGCTTCAACAAGGTCGAAAGAGGCTCACACAAG GATAGAGCACGAAGACAAGATGGACATTTATGACTTTGGTGTAATATTACTGGAAATGATCATGGGAATACAAATTAAAACAAGGAGTGAGCTCAATGCTGTAAGAAACCAG GTACAAGCGAGTCTTGAAGCAGATGAAGCAACTCGAAGGAGCACAGTGGCTGAAGAAATCCGAAACACTTACTCTGATGAATCACTAAAGACTATGATGGAAATATGCACTAGATGTTTATTAAAAGACCCGAGCCTTAGACCATCCATTGAAGATATAATGTGGAACTTGCAGTTTGCTAGTCAGGTTCAGGAAGCATGGCAAGGAGGAGAGTCGCgatgcagcagcagcagcaccaGAGGCAGTTCCCCTGCATCACCTCTTGAACTTCCAAAGTTAAGGTTCACCATACATTAA
- the LOC110802775 gene encoding probable inactive leucine-rich repeat receptor-like protein kinase At3g03770 isoform X3, which translates to MAKGFKQSLILLLLLISIRISLSVKLQSSQVEALLRIQSLLNFPSVLSNWSKKTKFCNLYPSPSVTVVCYGNNLTQLHISGDNKGAPKLPHNFSIDSLVTTLANLPSLKVLTLVSLGLWGSLPGKIEDLSSLEMLNISSNFLDGKIPEEISSLTNLQGIVLDDNMFSGEIPDILGSFPALNALSLRNNSFDGSLPKSLGKLSGLRVLTLANNKFSGEIPDLRGLKNLEKLNLENNSLGPDFPQLENKLVILILRNNKFRSGIPAEIESYYQLKNLDISSNKFMGPFPTSLLSLPSINHLNIAGNKLTGTLSRKVSCNYALKFVDLSSNLLTGDGSQHEYSFCRNEALAAGIVTSSKKHEQTKKAILASCIVGGISVLAVLIFLVLWLFRRVYAKKKLHAKTPRVISEKAATNYTSSKLLTDAKGYISQTMKLGALGIPAYRTFSLEELEIATNKFASTAFMGEGSQGQMYRGQLIDGSLVAIRCLKLKENHPIKHLMPHVELIANLRHRHLVSAIGHCFEYYLEDSTVSSLFLVFEYVPNGTLRSWISAGRARRKLTWSQRIAASIGIAKGIEFLHTGITPGIFSNNLRITDVLVDQNLSAKISSYNLPLLAENMGMVTHGASTRSKEAHTRIEHEDKMDIYDFGVILLEMIMGIQIKTRSELNAVRNQVQASLEADEATRRSTVAEEIRNTYSDESLKTMMEICTRCLLKDPSLRPSIEDIMWNLQFASQVQEAWQGGESRCSSSSTRGSSPASPLELPKLRFTIH; encoded by the exons ATGGCAAAGGGATTTAAACAGTCACTAATCTTGCTTCTACTACTTATTTCAATCCGTATTTCGCTCTCAGTGAAGCTACAGTCATCACAAGTAGAGGCTCTTTTAAGAATTCAGTCACTTCTGAACTTCCCTTCTGTTTTAAGCAACTGGAGTAAGAAAACAAAGTTCTGTAACTTGTACCCATCTCCATCTGTGACCGTTGTATGCTATGGAAATAATTTAACTCAACTTCATATAAGTGGAGATAATAAGGGAGCTCCAAAATTGCCTCATAATTTCTCAATTGATTCTTTAGTCACAACACTTGCTAATTTACCAAGCTTGAAGGTTCTGACTTTGGTTTCACTAGGTTTATGGGGTTCGTTACCTGGAAAGATCGAAGATTTATCTTCACTTGAGATGCTTAATATAAGCTCAAACTTCTTAGATGGGAAAATCCCTGAGGAAATTTCATCTCTGACAAACCTTCAAGGTATTGTACTtgatgataacatgtttagtGGTGAAATCCCTGATATACTTGGTTCATTTCCTGCTTTGAATGCTCTGAGTTTGAGGAATAACTCTTTCGATGGGTCGTTACCAAAGAGTTTGGGGAAACTGAGTGGTCTCAGAGTTCTGACACTTGCAAATAATAAGTTTTCTGGAGAAATACCTGATCTTAGGGGACTGAAGAACCTTGAAAAGCTCAACCTGGAGAATAACTCGCTTGGACCTGATTTCCCTCAGCTTGAGAACAAATTGGTGATACTAATCTTGAGaaataataagttcagatctGGTATTCCTGCTGAAATTGAGTCATATTATCAGCTCAAAAACCTGGACATTTCTTCAAATAAATTCATGGGACCGTTTCCTACATCGTTGTTATCCCTGCCCTCGATTAACCATCTGAACATAGCAGGAAACAAGTTGACAGGAACTCTGTCTAGAAAAGTGTCATGCAATTATGCACTTAAATTTGTGGACTTGTCATCCAATCTGTTGACAG GTGATGGTAGCCAGCATGAATATTCCTTCTGCAGAAATGAAGCATTGGCTGCTGGGATTGTAACTTCTAGCAAAAAGCATGAACAAACAAAGAAAGCTATCTTAGCTTCATGCATTGTCGGTGGAATATCAGTGTTGGCTGTGCTTATTTTTCTGGTTTTGTGGCTGTTTAGACGAGTTTATGCTAAGAAGAAACTTCATGCTAAAACACCTAGAGTAATATCTGAAAAGGCTGCGACAAATTACACATCATCAAAGCTTCTCACTGACGCAA AAGGATATATATCACAAACTATGAAGCTTGGAGCACTTGGGATTCCAGCATATCGGACATTTTCATTGGAAGAACTCGAGATAGCCACAAATAAGTTTGCTTCAACAGCATTTATGGGGGAAGGTTCTCAAGGTCAG ATGTATAGGGGTCAGCTCATAGACGGTTCTCTAGTTGCAATTAGATGCCTAAAGCTAAAAGAAAATCACCCAATTAAACATTTGATGCCTCACGTGGAACTAATAGCTAACCTGAGACACCGCCATTTAGTCAGTGCAATTGGTCATTGTTTCGAGTATTACTTGGAGGACTCAACTGTTAGCAGTTTGTTCCTCGTATTTGAATATGTACCAAATGGGACACTAAGGAGTTGGATCTCAG CTGGGCGTGCCAGAAGAAAGCTTACTTGGTCTCAACGTATAGCAGCTTCTATTGGAATTGCGAAAGGAATCGAGTTTCTTCATACAGGGATCACGCCAGGCATCTTCTCAAATAATCTCAGGATTACAGATGTTTTAGTAGACCAGAACCTGTCTGCTAAAATCAGTAGTTATAATCTTCCACTGTTGGCTGAAAATATGGGAATG GTTACACACGGAGCTTCAACAAGGTCGAAAGAGGCTCACACAAG GATAGAGCACGAAGACAAGATGGACATTTATGACTTTGGTGTAATATTACTGGAAATGATCATGGGAATACAAATTAAAACAAGGAGTGAGCTCAATGCTGTAAGAAACCAG GTACAAGCGAGTCTTGAAGCAGATGAAGCAACTCGAAGGAGCACAGTGGCTGAAGAAATCCGAAACACTTACTCTGATGAATCACTAAAGACTATGATGGAAATATGCACTAGATGTTTATTAAAAGACCCGAGCCTTAGACCATCCATTGAAGATATAATGTGGAACTTGCAGTTTGCTAGTCAGGTTCAGGAAGCATGGCAAGGAGGAGAGTCGCgatgcagcagcagcagcaccaGAGGCAGTTCCCCTGCATCACCTCTTGAACTTCCAAAGTTAAGGTTCACCATACATTAA
- the LOC110802775 gene encoding probable inactive leucine-rich repeat receptor-like protein kinase At3g03770 isoform X1: MAKGFKQSLILLLLLISIRISLSVKLQSSQVEALLRIQSLLNFPSVLSNWSKKTKFCNLYPSPSVTVVCYGNNLTQLHISGDNKGAPKLPHNFSIDSLVTTLANLPSLKVLTLVSLGLWGSLPGKIEDLSSLEMLNISSNFLDGKIPEEISSLTNLQGIVLDDNMFSGEIPDILGSFPALNALSLRNNSFDGSLPKSLGKLSGLRVLTLANNKFSGEIPDLRGLKNLEKLNLENNSLGPDFPQLENKLVILILRNNKFRSGIPAEIESYYQLKNLDISSNKFMGPFPTSLLSLPSINHLNIAGNKLTGTLSRKVSCNYALKFVDLSSNLLTGDLPDCLESKSKNQIVRYKGNCLNMAGDGSQHEYSFCRNEALAAGIVTSSKKHEQTKKAILASCIVGGISVLAVLIFLVLWLFRRVYAKKKLHAKTPRVISEKAATNYTSSKLLTDAKGYISQTMKLGALGIPAYRTFSLEELEIATNKFASTAFMGEGSQGQMYRGQLIDGSLVAIRCLKLKENHPIKHLMPHVELIANLRHRHLVSAIGHCFEYYLEDSTVSSLFLVFEYVPNGTLRSWISAGRARRKLTWSQRIAASIGIAKGIEFLHTGITPGIFSNNLRITDVLVDQNLSAKISSYNLPLLAENMGMVTHGASTRSKEAHTRIEHEDKMDIYDFGVILLEMIMGIQIKTRSELNAVRNQVQASLEADEATRRSTVAEEIRNTYSDESLKTMMEICTRCLLKDPSLRPSIEDIMWNLQFASQVQEAWQGGESRCSSSSTRGSSPASPLELPKLRFTIH, translated from the exons ATGGCAAAGGGATTTAAACAGTCACTAATCTTGCTTCTACTACTTATTTCAATCCGTATTTCGCTCTCAGTGAAGCTACAGTCATCACAAGTAGAGGCTCTTTTAAGAATTCAGTCACTTCTGAACTTCCCTTCTGTTTTAAGCAACTGGAGTAAGAAAACAAAGTTCTGTAACTTGTACCCATCTCCATCTGTGACCGTTGTATGCTATGGAAATAATTTAACTCAACTTCATATAAGTGGAGATAATAAGGGAGCTCCAAAATTGCCTCATAATTTCTCAATTGATTCTTTAGTCACAACACTTGCTAATTTACCAAGCTTGAAGGTTCTGACTTTGGTTTCACTAGGTTTATGGGGTTCGTTACCTGGAAAGATCGAAGATTTATCTTCACTTGAGATGCTTAATATAAGCTCAAACTTCTTAGATGGGAAAATCCCTGAGGAAATTTCATCTCTGACAAACCTTCAAGGTATTGTACTtgatgataacatgtttagtGGTGAAATCCCTGATATACTTGGTTCATTTCCTGCTTTGAATGCTCTGAGTTTGAGGAATAACTCTTTCGATGGGTCGTTACCAAAGAGTTTGGGGAAACTGAGTGGTCTCAGAGTTCTGACACTTGCAAATAATAAGTTTTCTGGAGAAATACCTGATCTTAGGGGACTGAAGAACCTTGAAAAGCTCAACCTGGAGAATAACTCGCTTGGACCTGATTTCCCTCAGCTTGAGAACAAATTGGTGATACTAATCTTGAGaaataataagttcagatctGGTATTCCTGCTGAAATTGAGTCATATTATCAGCTCAAAAACCTGGACATTTCTTCAAATAAATTCATGGGACCGTTTCCTACATCGTTGTTATCCCTGCCCTCGATTAACCATCTGAACATAGCAGGAAACAAGTTGACAGGAACTCTGTCTAGAAAAGTGTCATGCAATTATGCACTTAAATTTGTGGACTTGTCATCCAATCTGTTGACAGGTGACTTGCCTGATTGCCTTGAATCAAAGTCCAAGAATCAAATTGTACGTTATAAAGGGAATTGCTTAAATATGGCAGGTGATGGTAGCCAGCATGAATATTCCTTCTGCAGAAATGAAGCATTGGCTGCTGGGATTGTAACTTCTAGCAAAAAGCATGAACAAACAAAGAAAGCTATCTTAGCTTCATGCATTGTCGGTGGAATATCAGTGTTGGCTGTGCTTATTTTTCTGGTTTTGTGGCTGTTTAGACGAGTTTATGCTAAGAAGAAACTTCATGCTAAAACACCTAGAGTAATATCTGAAAAGGCTGCGACAAATTACACATCATCAAAGCTTCTCACTGACGCAA AAGGATATATATCACAAACTATGAAGCTTGGAGCACTTGGGATTCCAGCATATCGGACATTTTCATTGGAAGAACTCGAGATAGCCACAAATAAGTTTGCTTCAACAGCATTTATGGGGGAAGGTTCTCAAGGTCAG ATGTATAGGGGTCAGCTCATAGACGGTTCTCTAGTTGCAATTAGATGCCTAAAGCTAAAAGAAAATCACCCAATTAAACATTTGATGCCTCACGTGGAACTAATAGCTAACCTGAGACACCGCCATTTAGTCAGTGCAATTGGTCATTGTTTCGAGTATTACTTGGAGGACTCAACTGTTAGCAGTTTGTTCCTCGTATTTGAATATGTACCAAATGGGACACTAAGGAGTTGGATCTCAG CTGGGCGTGCCAGAAGAAAGCTTACTTGGTCTCAACGTATAGCAGCTTCTATTGGAATTGCGAAAGGAATCGAGTTTCTTCATACAGGGATCACGCCAGGCATCTTCTCAAATAATCTCAGGATTACAGATGTTTTAGTAGACCAGAACCTGTCTGCTAAAATCAGTAGTTATAATCTTCCACTGTTGGCTGAAAATATGGGAATG GTTACACACGGAGCTTCAACAAGGTCGAAAGAGGCTCACACAAG GATAGAGCACGAAGACAAGATGGACATTTATGACTTTGGTGTAATATTACTGGAAATGATCATGGGAATACAAATTAAAACAAGGAGTGAGCTCAATGCTGTAAGAAACCAG GTACAAGCGAGTCTTGAAGCAGATGAAGCAACTCGAAGGAGCACAGTGGCTGAAGAAATCCGAAACACTTACTCTGATGAATCACTAAAGACTATGATGGAAATATGCACTAGATGTTTATTAAAAGACCCGAGCCTTAGACCATCCATTGAAGATATAATGTGGAACTTGCAGTTTGCTAGTCAGGTTCAGGAAGCATGGCAAGGAGGAGAGTCGCgatgcagcagcagcagcaccaGAGGCAGTTCCCCTGCATCACCTCTTGAACTTCCAAAGTTAAGGTTCACCATACATTAA
- the LOC110802775 gene encoding probable inactive leucine-rich repeat receptor-like protein kinase At3g03770 isoform X4 produces MAKGFKQSLILLLLLISIRISLSVKLQSSQVEALLRIQSLLNFPSVLSNWSKKTKFCNLYPSPSVTVVCYGNNLTQLHISGDNKGAPKLPHNFSIDSLVTTLANLPSLKVLTLVSLGLWGSLPGKIEDLSSLEMLNISSNFLDGKIPEEISSLTNLQGIVLDDNMFSGEIPDILGSFPALNALSLRNNSFDGSLPKSLGKLSGLRVLTLANNKFSGEIPDLRGLKNLEKLNLENNSLGPDFPQLENKLVILILRNNKFRSGIPAEIESYYQLKNLDISSNKFMGPFPTSLLSLPSINHLNIAGNKLTGTLSRKVSCNYALKFVDLSSNLLTGDGSQHEYSFCRNEALAAGIVTSSKKHEQTKKAILASCIVGGISVLAVLIFLVLWLFRRVYAKKKLHAKTPRVISEKAATNYTSSKLLTDARYISQTMKLGALGIPAYRTFSLEELEIATNKFASTAFMGEGSQGQMYRGQLIDGSLVAIRCLKLKENHPIKHLMPHVELIANLRHRHLVSAIGHCFEYYLEDSTVSSLFLVFEYVPNGTLRSWISAGRARRKLTWSQRIAASIGIAKGIEFLHTGITPGIFSNNLRITDVLVDQNLSAKISSYNLPLLAENMGMVTHGASTRSKEAHTRIEHEDKMDIYDFGVILLEMIMGIQIKTRSELNAVRNQVQASLEADEATRRSTVAEEIRNTYSDESLKTMMEICTRCLLKDPSLRPSIEDIMWNLQFASQVQEAWQGGESRCSSSSTRGSSPASPLELPKLRFTIH; encoded by the exons ATGGCAAAGGGATTTAAACAGTCACTAATCTTGCTTCTACTACTTATTTCAATCCGTATTTCGCTCTCAGTGAAGCTACAGTCATCACAAGTAGAGGCTCTTTTAAGAATTCAGTCACTTCTGAACTTCCCTTCTGTTTTAAGCAACTGGAGTAAGAAAACAAAGTTCTGTAACTTGTACCCATCTCCATCTGTGACCGTTGTATGCTATGGAAATAATTTAACTCAACTTCATATAAGTGGAGATAATAAGGGAGCTCCAAAATTGCCTCATAATTTCTCAATTGATTCTTTAGTCACAACACTTGCTAATTTACCAAGCTTGAAGGTTCTGACTTTGGTTTCACTAGGTTTATGGGGTTCGTTACCTGGAAAGATCGAAGATTTATCTTCACTTGAGATGCTTAATATAAGCTCAAACTTCTTAGATGGGAAAATCCCTGAGGAAATTTCATCTCTGACAAACCTTCAAGGTATTGTACTtgatgataacatgtttagtGGTGAAATCCCTGATATACTTGGTTCATTTCCTGCTTTGAATGCTCTGAGTTTGAGGAATAACTCTTTCGATGGGTCGTTACCAAAGAGTTTGGGGAAACTGAGTGGTCTCAGAGTTCTGACACTTGCAAATAATAAGTTTTCTGGAGAAATACCTGATCTTAGGGGACTGAAGAACCTTGAAAAGCTCAACCTGGAGAATAACTCGCTTGGACCTGATTTCCCTCAGCTTGAGAACAAATTGGTGATACTAATCTTGAGaaataataagttcagatctGGTATTCCTGCTGAAATTGAGTCATATTATCAGCTCAAAAACCTGGACATTTCTTCAAATAAATTCATGGGACCGTTTCCTACATCGTTGTTATCCCTGCCCTCGATTAACCATCTGAACATAGCAGGAAACAAGTTGACAGGAACTCTGTCTAGAAAAGTGTCATGCAATTATGCACTTAAATTTGTGGACTTGTCATCCAATCTGTTGACAG GTGATGGTAGCCAGCATGAATATTCCTTCTGCAGAAATGAAGCATTGGCTGCTGGGATTGTAACTTCTAGCAAAAAGCATGAACAAACAAAGAAAGCTATCTTAGCTTCATGCATTGTCGGTGGAATATCAGTGTTGGCTGTGCTTATTTTTCTGGTTTTGTGGCTGTTTAGACGAGTTTATGCTAAGAAGAAACTTCATGCTAAAACACCTAGAGTAATATCTGAAAAGGCTGCGACAAATTACACATCATCAAAGCTTCTCACTGACGCAA GATATATATCACAAACTATGAAGCTTGGAGCACTTGGGATTCCAGCATATCGGACATTTTCATTGGAAGAACTCGAGATAGCCACAAATAAGTTTGCTTCAACAGCATTTATGGGGGAAGGTTCTCAAGGTCAG ATGTATAGGGGTCAGCTCATAGACGGTTCTCTAGTTGCAATTAGATGCCTAAAGCTAAAAGAAAATCACCCAATTAAACATTTGATGCCTCACGTGGAACTAATAGCTAACCTGAGACACCGCCATTTAGTCAGTGCAATTGGTCATTGTTTCGAGTATTACTTGGAGGACTCAACTGTTAGCAGTTTGTTCCTCGTATTTGAATATGTACCAAATGGGACACTAAGGAGTTGGATCTCAG CTGGGCGTGCCAGAAGAAAGCTTACTTGGTCTCAACGTATAGCAGCTTCTATTGGAATTGCGAAAGGAATCGAGTTTCTTCATACAGGGATCACGCCAGGCATCTTCTCAAATAATCTCAGGATTACAGATGTTTTAGTAGACCAGAACCTGTCTGCTAAAATCAGTAGTTATAATCTTCCACTGTTGGCTGAAAATATGGGAATG GTTACACACGGAGCTTCAACAAGGTCGAAAGAGGCTCACACAAG GATAGAGCACGAAGACAAGATGGACATTTATGACTTTGGTGTAATATTACTGGAAATGATCATGGGAATACAAATTAAAACAAGGAGTGAGCTCAATGCTGTAAGAAACCAG GTACAAGCGAGTCTTGAAGCAGATGAAGCAACTCGAAGGAGCACAGTGGCTGAAGAAATCCGAAACACTTACTCTGATGAATCACTAAAGACTATGATGGAAATATGCACTAGATGTTTATTAAAAGACCCGAGCCTTAGACCATCCATTGAAGATATAATGTGGAACTTGCAGTTTGCTAGTCAGGTTCAGGAAGCATGGCAAGGAGGAGAGTCGCgatgcagcagcagcagcaccaGAGGCAGTTCCCCTGCATCACCTCTTGAACTTCCAAAGTTAAGGTTCACCATACATTAA
- the LOC110802796 gene encoding uncharacterized protein, translating to MNFDSSSSSSDEIYDYMLLDFIEENRQQQVIEDTLKYVVNTAVQQQEGQGSKPERKKRIVVPRDREGAHDRLFADYFSDHPLYGEDKFRRRFRMRKPLFMKIVNKLIVTDRFFQQHPDATMRLGASTIQKCTAAMRMLAYGCAADQVDEYLKLGPSTAKECLTHFVDEVIREFSTEYLCKPTSEDLVRLLRQGEERGFPGMMGSIDCMHWEWKNCPAGWKGMYQGRSKRATVILEAVASWDLWIWHAFFGTPGTCNDINFLQRSLVFDDVLNGRAPQVHFTVNGSTYNQGYYLTDGIYPKWATFISAITAPQTPRQRLFTIKQESIRKDVERAFGVLRARFAIIRQPALAWSIELLWKIVMACIIMHNMIVEDERDNYPNHWDPREFSIEQPENLPGSSRRGSTTFTVTPGRYLYLNLTPMMATRVDLRDREINTSLKNDLVEHIWAKFVSTYVSNST from the coding sequence atgaATTTTGATTCTAGTTCTTCTTCTAGTGATGAAATCTATGATTACATGCTTCTAGATTTTATTGAGGAGAATCGGCAACAACAAGTTATAGAGGATACATTAAAATACGTTGTTAACACCGCTGTGCAACAACAAGAAGGTCAAGGTTCAAAGcctgaaagaaagaaaaggataGTCGTACCAAGGGATCGTGAAGGAGCACATGATCGGTTGTTTGCAGATTACTTTAGTGACCATCCATTATATGGAGAGGACAAATTCCGTcgtaggtttcgtatgcgaaaaCCTCTATTCATGAAGATAGTGAATAAGTTGATTGTAACTGATCGATTCTTTCAACAACATCCAGATGCCACTATGCGGCTCGGTGCTTCTACAATTCAAAAATGCACTGCAGCAATGAGGATGTTAGCATACGGTTGTGCAGCTGATCAAGTTGACGAGTATCTAAAACTTGGGCCAAGTACGGCAAAAGAATGCCTTACGCATTTTGTTGATGAGGTGATTCGTGAATTCTCAACAGAATATCTTTGTAAACCAACATCTGAAGATCTTGTTCGTCTCCTTAGACAGGGGGAAGAGAGGGGTTTCCCTGGCATGATGGGGAGCATCGATTGTATGCATTGGGAGTGGAAAAATTGTCCAGCTGGTTGGAAAGGGATGTATCAAGGAAGATCTAAAAGGGCGACAGTGATCTTAGAAGCTGTTGCTTCTTGGGATTTATGGATTTGGCATGCCTTTTTTGGTACGCCAGGGACGTGCAATGATATTAACTTTCTTCAGCGTTCTCTAGtctttgatgatgttttgaatgGTCGAGCTCCCCAAGTTCATTTCACTGTGAATGGAAGTACCTATAATCAAGGGTATTATCTTACAGATGGGATCTATCCAAAATGGGCAACATTTATTTCTGCCATAACCGCCCCACAAACTCCTAGACAAAGGTTGTTTACGATCAAACAAGAAAGCATTAGAAAAGATGTTGAGCGTGCTTTTGGTGTTCTACGGGCACGGTTTGCAATAATAAGACAACCGGCTTTGGCATGGAGTATTGAGCTGCTTTGGAAAATCGTAATGGCATGTATCATCATGCACAATATGATCGTGGAAGATGAGCGTGACAATTACCCGAATCACTGGGATCCAAGAGAATTTTCTATAGAGCAACCCGAGAATCTGCCAGGATCATCAAGGAGAGGATCAACGACTTTCACTGTTACTCCTGGACGATATCTATATCTAAACTTAACCCCGATGATGGCTACACGAGTAGATCTTCGTGATAGAGAAATCAATACGTCTTTGAAGAATGATTTGGTCGAACATATATGGGCCAAGTTCGTGAGCACTTATGTGAGTAATTCAACTTAA